In Aliiglaciecola sp. LCG003, a genomic segment contains:
- a CDS encoding acyl-CoA thioesterase II: MTDVKLQTLLELEKIENSLYRGQSWDLGFRALFGGQVMGQALAAAQRTLPDGRLTHSFHSYFLLPGDANYPVLYDVENVRDGRSFSTRRVKAIQNGKNIFYLTASFQQPEPGLEHQFAEMPNVPPPEEVESDLSFFEKTIDQISERMREAISYHKPLDIRTVQTIDPMKPVKTEPRRYIWMRAQEVITGGINMNQAMLAYASDYHFLATSLQPHGISVRNKQLRMATIDHAMWFHHPFSFDEWLLYAAESPFSGGARGLVRGQFFNQQGVLVASTMQEGLMRKVEV, from the coding sequence ATGACAGACGTGAAATTGCAGACCTTGTTGGAATTGGAAAAAATTGAAAATTCCCTCTACCGTGGTCAAAGTTGGGACTTAGGTTTCAGAGCATTGTTTGGTGGTCAAGTTATGGGCCAAGCGTTAGCTGCCGCGCAAAGAACTTTGCCAGATGGGCGGTTAACACATTCATTTCACTCCTATTTTCTATTACCTGGAGATGCGAATTATCCTGTTTTATATGATGTAGAAAATGTCCGCGACGGCAGAAGCTTTTCTACTCGCAGAGTTAAAGCGATTCAAAATGGCAAAAATATTTTTTATTTAACAGCCTCATTCCAGCAGCCCGAACCAGGCTTAGAGCATCAATTTGCCGAAATGCCTAATGTTCCGCCACCAGAAGAAGTTGAATCAGATTTATCTTTTTTTGAAAAAACCATTGATCAAATATCTGAGCGCATGCGTGAAGCTATTAGCTATCACAAGCCTCTCGATATTCGTACTGTTCAAACCATAGATCCGATGAAGCCTGTCAAAACCGAACCTAGACGCTACATCTGGATGAGAGCGCAGGAAGTTATTACCGGTGGTATCAATATGAATCAAGCCATGCTTGCATATGCCTCTGATTATCATTTCTTAGCAACCTCGCTGCAGCCCCATGGCATTTCGGTACGCAATAAGCAGTTACGCATGGCGACCATTGACCATGCTATGTGGTTTCATCACCCCTTTAGCTTTGATGAATGGTTACTCTATGCCGCCGAGAGTCCCTTCAGCGGAGGAGCGAGAGGCTTGGTTCGTGGTCAATTTTTCAATCAGCAAGGTGTGCTAGTAGCATCTACCATGCAAGAAGGCTTAATGCGAAAGGTGGAGGTTTAA
- a CDS encoding protein kinase: MPVADLKHFYIPDEQSIYLLSHKDAQKLKDWFALCKEQLELLGYFDIELIGKGAFGFAFAGKDPQLNELVFKFSRINLPQHVQDRLEEEAYMLSQVDHVNVPALIEFQRIKKQAILVMERAKGVDLDVYSLRHGPLSPRLIVSIAYQLCEILIFLRQHQQNGIAKPIVHGDIKPSNLVFDELTETVALIDWGSCVYAQIDEHGQYIANNVMDLMSADMQQTNARLGDVYFIGEEQLNGELSSPRFDEQGLASTLYALASGQSCRFGCQVITPNGLGLPQALAETLTAMLSDEPNLRRKGGDYFIQNMRHMRNIVFAEQDELSYQALIPTWTFPKVKDIDTVVYSSRKSFLRVENEEIDLDLNYLNDAQFERYYKNYMQGMGETEKAFISAVSRLGKYPVVGGLVVRWQPEGVYIDSSLNLFDPSLKQSFEVSVNNMVTLARAIHRVGVFKSCMFNARDTLHLERDSEEQPFIPGVEMQIPYEVSKVSITEDQSRNHSYFEDGEDPDELLALPSGLMSIIRQLNSIHHTGCMIFEALPTHLKIHSYYTLLDHSMELEFKSLLKEVIELLPQINGLGISGFMKLPYKDTRYFEHAPGLPEKYYPKKPK; the protein is encoded by the coding sequence ATGCCTGTCGCTGATCTTAAGCACTTTTATATACCTGACGAGCAATCAATATATTTGCTGTCCCATAAAGATGCGCAAAAACTAAAAGATTGGTTCGCCCTATGTAAAGAGCAACTTGAGCTTTTAGGCTATTTTGACATTGAATTGATTGGCAAAGGAGCCTTTGGCTTTGCCTTTGCGGGAAAAGATCCACAGTTAAATGAACTTGTCTTTAAATTTTCACGGATCAATTTACCCCAACATGTACAAGACCGCTTAGAAGAAGAAGCCTACATGTTGAGTCAGGTTGACCACGTAAATGTACCTGCTCTTATTGAATTCCAAAGAATTAAAAAACAAGCCATCTTGGTGATGGAGCGAGCTAAAGGCGTCGACTTGGATGTCTACTCTTTGCGTCATGGCCCCTTGTCACCAAGGCTAATCGTCAGCATCGCCTATCAGCTTTGTGAAATATTAATCTTCTTACGTCAACATCAGCAAAATGGTATTGCAAAACCGATAGTTCATGGTGACATTAAACCATCCAATTTGGTTTTTGACGAGCTTACCGAAACCGTCGCATTAATCGATTGGGGCTCTTGCGTCTATGCGCAAATTGACGAGCATGGACAATATATTGCTAATAATGTAATGGACTTGATGTCAGCGGATATGCAGCAAACCAATGCACGTTTAGGTGATGTATATTTTATTGGTGAGGAGCAACTGAATGGGGAGTTATCCAGTCCTCGTTTTGACGAGCAAGGTTTAGCAAGTACCTTGTATGCTTTAGCATCTGGGCAATCCTGTCGGTTTGGTTGCCAGGTTATTACTCCTAATGGATTGGGGTTACCTCAGGCTCTGGCTGAAACCCTCACCGCGATGTTGAGTGACGAGCCAAATTTGCGCCGCAAAGGTGGGGATTATTTTATACAGAATATGCGCCATATGCGTAATATTGTTTTTGCTGAACAAGATGAGCTTAGCTACCAAGCGCTGATCCCCACTTGGACGTTCCCGAAAGTAAAAGATATAGATACGGTGGTGTATAGCTCACGTAAATCTTTTTTACGGGTGGAAAATGAAGAAATCGATCTCGACTTAAATTATCTAAATGATGCACAATTCGAGCGGTACTATAAAAATTACATGCAAGGCATGGGGGAAACTGAAAAAGCCTTTATCTCTGCGGTAAGCCGCTTAGGTAAATATCCTGTGGTAGGTGGCTTGGTGGTTAGGTGGCAGCCAGAGGGTGTCTATATTGATTCTAGTCTTAATCTATTCGATCCCAGCCTTAAGCAGTCCTTTGAAGTATCAGTCAATAATATGGTCACTCTGGCCAGAGCCATCCACCGTGTAGGTGTGTTCAAAAGTTGTATGTTTAACGCGCGGGATACTCTGCATCTGGAGCGTGACAGCGAGGAGCAGCCTTTTATCCCTGGTGTAGAGATGCAAATTCCTTACGAGGTGAGCAAGGTCTCGATTACGGAAGACCAGAGCCGCAACCACTCATATTTTGAAGATGGTGAAGACCCGGATGAGCTACTCGCATTACCCTCGGGCTTAATGTCAATCATTCGCCAACTCAATAGTATTCACCATACCGGTTGTATGATTTTCGAGGCACTACCTACCCATCTGAAAATCCATAGTTATTATACTTTGCTTGATCACAGTATGGAGCTTGAGTTTAAAAGTCTGCTGAAAGAAGTCATCGAATTATTGCCGCAAATTAATGGGCTGGGCATTTCTGGCTTTATGAAATTGCCATACAAAGATACCCGCTATTTTGAACATGCCCCAGGCTTGCCCGAAAAATATTATCCAAAAAAGCCGAAATAA
- the rlmJ gene encoding 23S rRNA (adenine(2030)-N(6))-methyltransferase RlmJ — translation MFSYRHSFHAGNHADVLKHLTQMLIIEKLLQKNKPAIYFDTHSGGGLYDLSGEEALKTEEFRDGIGKLSASVDGSHPAISRYLDLVERFARHQQYPGSPMIASEMLREQDRMVLMEYHNTEIDNLRHHLTKGDVQCDLGIHHRDGFEGLLAMLPPTPARGLVLIDPPYEVLDEYQQVTSAMQAAFKKWPIGTYALWYPLLSSRAGAKSGQSERMLGTLSQLDAKNILSVTLQVKDNQEDSGMYGSGLLIVNAPWQLDETLQQVLPELHDALVDDPATGTYSVAWLKQPD, via the coding sequence ATGTTTAGCTATCGTCATAGCTTTCACGCTGGAAATCACGCTGATGTGTTAAAACACCTAACTCAAATGCTGATCATCGAAAAATTACTGCAAAAAAATAAACCCGCCATATATTTTGACACCCACAGCGGTGGTGGTCTCTACGATTTGAGCGGCGAAGAAGCTCTTAAAACCGAAGAATTTAGAGATGGTATCGGTAAATTATCCGCTTCTGTTGATGGGAGCCATCCGGCTATATCGCGTTATTTAGATCTAGTGGAACGCTTTGCCAGACATCAGCAATATCCAGGGTCACCGATGATTGCCAGCGAAATGTTGCGAGAACAAGACCGTATGGTTTTAATGGAGTATCACAACACTGAGATCGATAATTTACGTCATCATTTAACCAAAGGCGATGTCCAATGCGATCTTGGCATTCATCACAGAGATGGCTTTGAAGGGTTGCTCGCTATGCTGCCGCCAACACCTGCTCGAGGCTTGGTATTGATTGACCCGCCTTATGAGGTGTTGGATGAATATCAGCAGGTGACGTCTGCTATGCAAGCCGCATTCAAAAAGTGGCCGATTGGCACCTACGCCTTATGGTATCCGTTATTGTCGAGCCGTGCAGGGGCCAAGTCTGGCCAAAGTGAGAGAATGCTCGGCACCCTCAGTCAATTAGATGCGAAGAACATCCTTAGTGTGACCTTACAAGTTAAAGACAATCAAGAAGACAGTGGCATGTATGGTTCTGGCTTATTGATCGTAAATGCTCCTTGGCAATTAGATGAAACCTTACAACAGGTGCTGCCTGAGCTACATGACGCGTTAGTGGATGACCCCGCCACCGGAACATACTCGGTCGCATGGTTAAAACAACCGGATTGA
- a CDS encoding dihydrolipoyllysine-residue acetyltransferase yields MKDFILPDIGEGIVECELLEWLVKEGDVIEEDQPIAEVMTDKATVQIPAMYAGKVAKLYYKTGDIAKVHAPLFAMHEDSDDSPSQAVRVEQSAVVSEAAEVCKPVLATSNTEDFILPDIGEGIVECEVVKWLISEGDMIEEDQPVVEVMTDKALVEIPAKYSGQVTQLYYAQGDIAKVHSPLYALVVEGEAAAMQSPSTAANSTHKDTSTPLIAQNKAQKTQGNIVAGNGKALASPAVRRLARENNLQLGQVSGSGKKGRVLKQDIQQHLSELPSSNDAPRESRETNAHQVEKSGTRVVPIKGIKAAMARQMSNSAFTIPHFSVSEEVNMDELIKVRTQLKAEFAAKDVKLSFMPFFIKAMSMALKAFPVINSQVNEDCTELTYFDDHNIGLAVDSKIGLLVPNIKQVQTLSLFEVAQEVNRLIDLAREGKLGNSDLKGGTISISNIGVLGGTTATPVINKPEAAIVALGKMQRLPRFDADDNVVAVNIMHVSWSGDHRIIDGATMVKFNNLWKSYLENPLSMLTDLR; encoded by the coding sequence ATGAAAGATTTTATTTTACCTGACATAGGTGAAGGTATCGTCGAGTGTGAATTACTCGAGTGGTTAGTTAAAGAAGGTGATGTGATCGAAGAAGATCAGCCCATTGCAGAAGTCATGACCGATAAAGCCACAGTGCAAATACCGGCAATGTATGCTGGTAAAGTGGCAAAGTTGTATTACAAAACCGGTGATATTGCCAAAGTTCATGCACCGCTGTTCGCTATGCATGAAGACAGCGATGACAGCCCGTCGCAGGCAGTAAGAGTTGAACAATCCGCAGTGGTGAGTGAAGCGGCCGAAGTCTGTAAACCTGTCTTGGCGACTAGCAACACTGAAGATTTCATTTTACCTGATATCGGTGAAGGGATAGTGGAATGTGAAGTGGTCAAATGGTTAATTAGTGAAGGGGATATGATCGAAGAAGATCAGCCCGTGGTAGAGGTGATGACCGATAAAGCCCTGGTTGAGATCCCAGCTAAATACTCAGGCCAGGTTACTCAATTATATTATGCCCAAGGCGATATTGCCAAAGTCCACTCGCCATTATATGCACTAGTTGTCGAGGGAGAAGCCGCAGCAATGCAGAGCCCATCTACTGCTGCAAATAGCACGCACAAAGACACTTCGACACCGCTAATTGCGCAAAATAAAGCGCAAAAGACGCAAGGTAATATTGTTGCTGGCAATGGCAAAGCTCTAGCAAGCCCCGCGGTTCGACGCTTAGCTCGAGAAAACAACCTACAGCTAGGGCAAGTGTCTGGCTCAGGTAAAAAAGGACGGGTATTAAAACAAGATATACAACAGCACTTAAGCGAGCTGCCATCATCAAATGATGCACCTAGGGAGTCTAGGGAAACTAACGCTCATCAAGTGGAAAAAAGTGGAACTCGTGTAGTTCCGATTAAAGGCATTAAAGCTGCAATGGCAAGGCAAATGTCTAACTCCGCGTTCACCATTCCTCATTTTAGTGTCAGTGAGGAAGTCAATATGGATGAATTGATTAAAGTTCGCACCCAGTTGAAAGCAGAATTTGCTGCTAAAGACGTGAAATTGAGTTTTATGCCATTCTTCATTAAAGCTATGTCTATGGCATTAAAGGCCTTCCCAGTAATCAATAGTCAGGTGAATGAAGATTGTACTGAGTTGACCTATTTCGATGATCACAATATTGGCCTAGCGGTAGATTCGAAAATTGGTTTGTTAGTGCCGAACATCAAGCAAGTGCAAACTTTATCCTTGTTTGAAGTGGCGCAAGAAGTCAATCGACTGATCGATTTGGCCCGTGAAGGAAAGCTGGGTAACAGTGATTTGAAGGGTGGTACAATCAGTATCTCAAATATCGGGGTGTTAGGCGGAACCACGGCTACGCCTGTAATTAATAAACCAGAAGCTGCGATAGTTGCATTAGGGAAAATGCAGCGTTTACCGCGATTTGATGCCGACGACAATGTAGTGGCAGTAAATATTATGCATGTTAGTTGGTCAGGTGATCACCGGATTATTGATGGAGCAACTATGGTAAAGTTCAACAATCTTTGGAAGTCCTATTTGGAAAACCCGCTAAGTATGTTGACTGATCTACGCTAG
- a CDS encoding alpha-ketoacid dehydrogenase subunit beta codes for MIKMNMLQAVNSALITVMEADQTAMVFGEDVGHFGGVFRATSNLQEKFGKGRCFNTPLTEQGIIGFANGLASQGSTAIAEIQFADYIFPAFDQIVNETAKFRYRSGGQFTCGSLTIRTPYGGGIAGGHYHSQSPEAYFAHTPGMKIVVPRNPYQAKGLLLASIRDDNPVLFMEPKRLYRASVGEVPEEDYELPLGKAEVTKQGSDITLLAWGAQMEILEQAAAMAEKDGISCEIIDLRSILPWDAETICESVMKTGRLLINHEAPLTGGFASEIAATVQEKCFLYLESPISRVCGLDTPYPLAHEKEYMPDHLKTYEAIKRSVNF; via the coding sequence ATGATTAAGATGAATATGTTACAGGCGGTCAACAGCGCCTTAATTACCGTGATGGAAGCAGACCAAACAGCCATGGTATTTGGTGAAGATGTAGGACATTTCGGTGGCGTTTTTCGTGCGACCAGTAATCTTCAAGAAAAATTTGGCAAAGGGCGTTGTTTCAATACGCCGTTAACGGAACAAGGTATTATTGGTTTCGCTAATGGCCTAGCATCACAAGGCTCAACGGCAATCGCAGAGATCCAGTTCGCCGATTATATATTTCCTGCCTTTGATCAAATTGTAAATGAGACGGCAAAATTCCGTTATCGCTCAGGTGGCCAATTTACCTGTGGCTCTTTAACCATTCGTACGCCTTATGGCGGTGGTATTGCCGGTGGTCATTATCACTCTCAATCTCCAGAAGCTTATTTTGCTCATACCCCGGGTATGAAAATAGTGGTACCTCGCAACCCTTATCAGGCTAAAGGCCTGTTATTGGCATCTATTCGTGACGATAATCCAGTGTTGTTTATGGAGCCAAAAAGATTGTATAGGGCGTCCGTAGGAGAGGTGCCCGAGGAAGATTATGAACTTCCACTGGGGAAAGCTGAAGTGACTAAGCAAGGCAGTGATATCACTTTATTAGCTTGGGGCGCTCAGATGGAAATTCTGGAACAAGCCGCCGCTATGGCTGAAAAAGATGGTATCTCTTGTGAAATTATTGATTTGCGCAGTATTTTGCCGTGGGATGCAGAGACTATATGTGAATCTGTGATGAAAACCGGACGTCTATTAATTAACCATGAAGCACCGTTGACTGGCGGCTTTGCCAGTGAAATCGCCGCTACAGTACAAGAAAAATGCTTCTTGTATTTAGAGTCACCGATTTCCCGTGTATGTGGCTTAGATACACCATATCCACTGGCCCATGAAAAAGAATACATGCCGGATCACCTTAAAACCTATGAAGCGATAAAACGCTCAGTTAACTTTTGA